Proteins found in one Methanobrevibacter sp. genomic segment:
- a CDS encoding transcription factor S has protein sequence MEFCPDCGGMMLPFEEVIIEEDKKEDGEDQEEVTKKYLKCNSCGYKKDLSDEVKEEYSVEKKVETEDTVIMRGDETGMKSTVREICPKCGHDRASYELLQTRSADEAPTRFFTCEKCGHKWRGYD, from the coding sequence TCCTTTTGAAGAAGTTATCATTGAAGAGGACAAGAAAGAAGATGGTGAAGACCAGGAAGAAGTAACTAAGAAATATTTGAAATGCAATTCCTGTGGGTATAAGAAGGATTTGTCTGATGAGGTAAAGGAAGAGTATTCCGTTGAGAAAAAGGTGGAGACCGAAGATACCGTCATCATGAGAGGAGATGAAACCGGTATGAAATCCACTGTACGTGAAATCTGTCCTAAATGCGGACATGACCGTGCTTCCTATGAATTGCTTCAGACCCGCAGTGCAGATGAGGCGCCAACCCGTTTCTTCACTTGTGAAAAATGCGGGCATAAATGGAGAGGATATGATTAA